The following coding sequences are from one Helicoverpa zea isolate HzStark_Cry1AcR chromosome 4, ilHelZeax1.1, whole genome shotgun sequence window:
- the LOC124630146 gene encoding uncharacterized protein LOC124630146: protein MTNTYVVCLIALFCCTDLSFARQVPKECAKGPSVWCQSLKRGADCGAVGHCTSTVWEKQTQRVSNNEVSTKFIRLFRQLKDVRELINEDYLASRISSECKDVPYPAISKICKENTAHLEQYINHVLQSETSPETMCELIGMCNNDKLDNAMAMHKKKPFVPKADKHEKHKGPQLLGSAQCTWGPSYWCSNFSTGRQCKATHHCVSKVWPHMNVPEDTDSICKICTDMVQQARDQLQSNETQEELKEVFEGSCKLIPINIVAKECMRLADDFVPELVETLASQMNPQQVCSVAGLCNNAKIDRMLEDFNAQLNLRLECNNCQRTVTVLRKKFDATSYEDFLIGLLQMCRKMDSLSDSCSMLVFKYYENIVAALQKDLTPQSMCHVSGQCAYKFHQHDEFTFPKDFTDFRPTDDVPCELCEQLVKHLRDVMVANTTELEFYKVLKGLCKQSGKFKDECLHLAEEYYPMIYKYLVDDLQANTLCAMIGVCGNKTDAPIAPLVSGELAVKAIPAKLIGDNKRDATTDTLAHIPVQKQTSVRVMTEVPPLPIERMFVSVPPQGKAACSFCQYFLHYLQVEISDTQTEDEIFQAVDKACDRLPQSVNAECKQFVTQYGPAVVALLVQRIDPATVCPALGVCPSTGEVRRVDINSEKSNCPLCLFAVEQLETMLKNNHTEESIRQALDNLCTHLSTKLRTECVDFVDTYSPQLVEMLVANMNAQEICVFLKLCKDEVKDPLKVTTHSAIDKYHEKPHLRGDRNNFRGKSLLPTEMLVTSKDHDIETNEIYDNTVNGRPVRPTVSQKTVCVVCEFVLKEIDDEIKDKHNEDEVKKVIHNVCKRMPKSVRADCDQFVEKYADLVISLLAQELNPEQVCEELKLCDGISVAYVKEEILDCAVCEAVTMAVRKVLSNDKVDRDIVQIVEKSCGLLPAKYNSRCHTMMEIYGDSIIHLIEEFGTKGVCQKIGMCSPSDAAYVHMYREKRN from the exons atgacaaacacTTATGTGGTTTGTCTAATAGCACTCTTTTGTTGTACAG ATTTGTCGTTTGCGCGACAAGTACCGAAAGAGTGTGCTAAAGGACCATCAGTATGGTGTCAGAGCCTCAa GCGAGGCGCGGATTGCGGGGCCGTCGGCCACTGCACATCCACCGTGTGGGAGAAACAGACTCAGCGTGTGTCGAACAATGAGGTGTCCACCAAGTTCATCCGGCTGTTCCGACAGCTGAAGGATGTTAGGGAACTTATTAATGAG GACTACTTAGCGTCCCGCATATCATCAGAATGCAAGGACGTGCCCTATCCCGCGATCTCGAAGATATGCAAGGAGAACACTGCTCACTTAGAGCAGTATATTAACCATGTGCTTCAGTCTGAGACCTCGCCGGAGACCATGTGCGAGCTCATCGGCATGTGCAACAACGACAAGCTTGATAACGCCATGGCTATGCAT AAAAAGAAGCCTTTTGTACCCAAAGCTGACAAACACGAAAAACACAAGG GCCCGCAGTTGTTAGGCAGCGCCCAGTGCACTTGGGGACCGTCTTACTGGTGCAGCAATTTCAG CACTGGTCGTCAATGCAAGGCGACTCACCACTGCGTGTCCAAAGTATGGCCACATATGAACGTGCCCGAGGATACCGACAGCATCTGCAAGATTTGTACCGACATGGTGCAGCAAGCGAGGGACCAACTGCAGAGCAACGAGACTCAG GAAGAACTAAAGGAAGTATTCGAAGGATCATGCAAGCTGATTCCTATCAACATAGTGGCCAAGGAATGTATGAGGCTGGCTGATGACTTCGTGCCCGAGCTGGTGGAAACCCTCGCCTCTCAGATGAACCCTCAGCAAGTGTGCTCTGTCGCTGGACTGTGTAACAATGCCAAGATTGATAGGATGCTTGAAGATttc AACGCCCAGCTAAACCTTCGTTTGGAATGCAACAACTGCCAACGCACCGTCACTGTGTTGAGGAAGAAGTTCGACGCCACCAGCTATGAGGACTTCCTTATTGGACTGCTGCAG ATGTGCCGCAAAATGGACTCCCTATCAGACTCATGCTCCATGCTGGTATTCAAGTACTACGAGAACATAGTGGCTGCACTACAGAAAGACCTGACTCCTCAGAGCATGTGCCACGTGAGCGGACAATGCGCTTACAAGTTCCATCAGCACGACGAGTTCACCTTCCCCAAAGATTTCACTGATTTCAGGCCTACCGA TGACGTGCCATGCGAGCTGTGCGAGCAGCTGGTGAAGCATCTGCGTGACGTCATGGTCGCCAACACCACCGAGCTCGAGTTCTACAAGGTGCTCAAAG GTCTATGCAAGCAATCCGGCAAATTCAAGGACGAGTGTCTCCACCTAGCCGAGGAATACTACCCGATGATCTACAAGTACTTAGTAGACGACCTACAGGCCAACACCCTTTGTGCCATGATCGGTGTCTGTGGCAATAAGACTGACGCCCCTATTGCTCCGCTTGTGTCCGGAGAGCTGGCTGTTAAAGCTATACCCGCTAAGCTTATTGGTGATAACAAGAGAGATGCTACGACTGACACG CTGGCCCACATCCCGGTACAGAAGCAGACCAGCGTGCGAGTAATGACCGAAGTGCCGCCGCTGCCCATCGAGCGCATGTTCGTGTCGGTGCCGCCGCAGGGCAAGGCCGCCTGCTCCTTCTGCCAGTACTTCCTGCACTATCTGCAGGTCGAGATCAGCGATACACAGACtgag GACGAAATCTTCCAAGCAGTAGACAAGGCTTGCGACCGCCTGCCGCAGTCAGTGAACGCGGAATGCAAACAGTTTGTGACGCAATACGGACCCGCTGTCGTCGCACTGTTGGTGCAGAGAATCGACCCTGCTACC GTTTGCCCAGCTCTTGGAGTCTGCCCGTCAACGGGTGAAGTCCGTCGCGTTGACATCAACTCGGAGAAGTCCAACTGCCCGCTGTGCTTGTTCGCTGTCGAACAACTAGAGACCATGCTCAAGAACAACCATACTGAG GAAAGCATCCGCCAAGCTCTCGACAACCTCTGCACCCACCTTTCAACGAAACTCCGAACTGAATGCGTTGACTTTGTCGACACCTACTCCCCGCAGCTGGTTGAGATGTTAGTCGCCAACATGAACGCTCAGGAAATATGCGTGTTCCTCAAACTTTGTAAGGATGAGGTCAAGGACCCGTTGAAGGTCACCACACACAGTGCCATTGACAAGTACCATGAGAAACCACATCTGAGGGGAGATAGGAACAACTTCAGAGGCAAGTCACTGCTGCCTACTGAGATGTTGGTGACGAGCAAGGACCATGATATtg AAACGAACGAGATCTACGACAACACAGTGAACGGCCGTCCGGTCCGTCCGACTGTGTCGCAGAAGACTGTCTGCGTCGTGTGCGAGTTCGTGCTCAAGGAGATCGATGACGAGATCAAGGATAAACATAACgag GACGAAGTAAAGAAAGTGATTCACAACGTGTGCAAGCGCATGCCTAAATCAGTCCGCGCTGACTGCGATCAGTTCGTAGAGAAATACGCAGACTTGGTGATCAGCTTGCTGGCGCAGGAACTGAACCCGGAGCAGGTGTGCGAGGAACTCAAGCTGTGTGACGGCATCAGCGTTGCTTATGTTAAAG